From a single Ursus arctos isolate Adak ecotype North America unplaced genomic scaffold, UrsArc2.0 scaffold_34, whole genome shotgun sequence genomic region:
- the TPST2 gene encoding protein-tyrosine sulfotransferase 2 isoform X2 — protein MRLSVRRALLAAGCALALVLAVQVGQQVLECRAVLGGPRSPRGAMRPEQEDLVMVGADRVEYRYGKAMPLIFVGGVPRSGTTLMRAMLDAHPEVRCGEETRIIPRVLAMRQAWSKSGREKLRLDEAGVTDEVLDAAMQAFILEVIAKHGEPARVLCNKDPFTLKSSVYLSRLFPNSKFLLMVRDGRASVHSMITRKVTIAGFDLSSYRDCLTKWNKAIEVMYAQCMEVGKDKCLPVYYEQLVLHPRRSLKLILDFLGIAWNDAVLHHEDLIGKPGGVSLSKIERSTDQVIKPVNLEALSKWTGHIPGDVVRDMAQIAPMLARLGYDPYANPPNYGKPDPIVINNTHRVLKGDYKTPANLKGYFQVNQNSTSAHLGSS, from the exons ATGCGCCTGTCCGTGCGGAGGGCGCTACTGGCGGCCGGCTGCGCGCTGGCTCTGGTGCTGGCGGtccaggtggggcagcaggtgctgGAATGCCGCGCGGTGCTGGGGGGCCCGCGCAGCCCCCGGGGGGCCATGCGGCCCGAGCAGGAGGACCTGGTGATGGTGGGCGCGGACCGCGTGGAGTACCGCTACGGCAAGGCCATGCCGCTTATCTTCGTGGGCGGCGTGCCCCGCAGCGGCACCACGCTGATGCGCGCCATGCTGGACGCCCACCCCGAGGTGCGCTGCGGCGAGGAGACGCGCATCATCCCGCGCGTGCTGGCCATGCGCCAGGCCTGGTCCAAGTCCGGCCGCGAGAAGCTGCGGCTGGACGAGGCGGGCGTGACGGACGAGGTGCTGGACGCCGCCATGCAGGCCTTCATCCTGGAGGTGATCGCCAAGCACGGTGAGCCGGCGCGCGTGCTGTGCAACAAGGACCCCTTCACGCTCAAGTCCTCCGTGTACCTGTCGCGCCTGTTCCCCAACTCCAAGTTCCTGCTGATGGTGCGCGACGGCCGGGCGTCCGTGCACTCCATGATCACCCGCAAGGTCACCATCGCCGGCTTCGACCTCAGCAGCTACCGCGACTGCCTCACCAAGTGGAACAAGGCCATCGAGGTGATGTACGCCCAGTGCATGGAGGTGGGCAAGGACAAGTGCCTGCCCGTGTACTACGAGCAGCTGGTACTGCACCCCAGGCGCTCCCTCAAGCTCATCCTGGACTTTCTGGGCATCGCCTGGAACGATGCCGTCCTGCACCACGAGGACCTCATTGGCAAGCCGGGTGGCGTGTCCCTGTCCAA GATCGAGCGATCCACAGACCAGGTCATCAAGCCTGTGAACCTGGAAGCGCTCTCCAAGTGGACCGGCCACATCCCCGGGGACGTGGTGAGGGACATGGCCCAGATCGCCCCCATGCTGGCTCGGCTCGGCTATGACCCCTATGCAAACCCGCCCAACTACGGCAAGCCGGACCCCATCGTCATCAACAACACGCACCGG
- the TPST2 gene encoding protein-tyrosine sulfotransferase 2 isoform X1: MRLSVRRALLAAGCALALVLAVQVGQQVLECRAVLGGPRSPRGAMRPEQEDLVMVGADRVEYRYGKAMPLIFVGGVPRSGTTLMRAMLDAHPEVRCGEETRIIPRVLAMRQAWSKSGREKLRLDEAGVTDEVLDAAMQAFILEVIAKHGEPARVLCNKDPFTLKSSVYLSRLFPNSKFLLMVRDGRASVHSMITRKVTIAGFDLSSYRDCLTKWNKAIEVMYAQCMEVGKDKCLPVYYEQLVLHPRRSLKLILDFLGIAWNDAVLHHEDLIGKPGGVSLSNLFFLPRIERSTDQVIKPVNLEALSKWTGHIPGDVVRDMAQIAPMLARLGYDPYANPPNYGKPDPIVINNTHRVLKGDYKTPANLKGYFQVNQNSTSAHLGSS; encoded by the exons ATGCGCCTGTCCGTGCGGAGGGCGCTACTGGCGGCCGGCTGCGCGCTGGCTCTGGTGCTGGCGGtccaggtggggcagcaggtgctgGAATGCCGCGCGGTGCTGGGGGGCCCGCGCAGCCCCCGGGGGGCCATGCGGCCCGAGCAGGAGGACCTGGTGATGGTGGGCGCGGACCGCGTGGAGTACCGCTACGGCAAGGCCATGCCGCTTATCTTCGTGGGCGGCGTGCCCCGCAGCGGCACCACGCTGATGCGCGCCATGCTGGACGCCCACCCCGAGGTGCGCTGCGGCGAGGAGACGCGCATCATCCCGCGCGTGCTGGCCATGCGCCAGGCCTGGTCCAAGTCCGGCCGCGAGAAGCTGCGGCTGGACGAGGCGGGCGTGACGGACGAGGTGCTGGACGCCGCCATGCAGGCCTTCATCCTGGAGGTGATCGCCAAGCACGGTGAGCCGGCGCGCGTGCTGTGCAACAAGGACCCCTTCACGCTCAAGTCCTCCGTGTACCTGTCGCGCCTGTTCCCCAACTCCAAGTTCCTGCTGATGGTGCGCGACGGCCGGGCGTCCGTGCACTCCATGATCACCCGCAAGGTCACCATCGCCGGCTTCGACCTCAGCAGCTACCGCGACTGCCTCACCAAGTGGAACAAGGCCATCGAGGTGATGTACGCCCAGTGCATGGAGGTGGGCAAGGACAAGTGCCTGCCCGTGTACTACGAGCAGCTGGTACTGCACCCCAGGCGCTCCCTCAAGCTCATCCTGGACTTTCTGGGCATCGCCTGGAACGATGCCGTCCTGCACCACGAGGACCTCATTGGCAAGCCGGGTGGCGTGTCCCTGTCCAA CCTATTTTTTCTCCCCAGGATCGAGCGATCCACAGACCAGGTCATCAAGCCTGTGAACCTGGAAGCGCTCTCCAAGTGGACCGGCCACATCCCCGGGGACGTGGTGAGGGACATGGCCCAGATCGCCCCCATGCTGGCTCGGCTCGGCTATGACCCCTATGCAAACCCGCCCAACTACGGCAAGCCGGACCCCATCGTCATCAACAACACGCACCGG
- the TPST2 gene encoding protein-tyrosine sulfotransferase 2 isoform X3 has translation MRLSVRRALLAAGCALALVLAVQVGQQVLECRAVLGGPRSPRGAMRPEQEDLVMVGADRVEYRYGKAMPLIFVGGVPRSGTTLMRAMLDAHPEVRCGEETRIIPRVLAMRQAWSKSGREKLRLDEAGVTDEVLDAAMQAFILEVIAKHGEPARVLCNKDPFTLKSSVYLSRLFPNSKFLLMVRDGRASVHSMITRKVTIAGFDLSSYRDCLTKWNKAIEVMYAQCMEVGKDKCLPVYYEQLVLHPRRSLKLILDFLGIAWNDAVLHHEDLIGKPGGVSLSNLFFLPRIERSTDQVIKPVNLEALSKWTGHIPGDVVRDMAQIAPMLARLGYDPYANPPNYGKPDPIVINNTHRVNQNSTSAHLGSS, from the exons ATGCGCCTGTCCGTGCGGAGGGCGCTACTGGCGGCCGGCTGCGCGCTGGCTCTGGTGCTGGCGGtccaggtggggcagcaggtgctgGAATGCCGCGCGGTGCTGGGGGGCCCGCGCAGCCCCCGGGGGGCCATGCGGCCCGAGCAGGAGGACCTGGTGATGGTGGGCGCGGACCGCGTGGAGTACCGCTACGGCAAGGCCATGCCGCTTATCTTCGTGGGCGGCGTGCCCCGCAGCGGCACCACGCTGATGCGCGCCATGCTGGACGCCCACCCCGAGGTGCGCTGCGGCGAGGAGACGCGCATCATCCCGCGCGTGCTGGCCATGCGCCAGGCCTGGTCCAAGTCCGGCCGCGAGAAGCTGCGGCTGGACGAGGCGGGCGTGACGGACGAGGTGCTGGACGCCGCCATGCAGGCCTTCATCCTGGAGGTGATCGCCAAGCACGGTGAGCCGGCGCGCGTGCTGTGCAACAAGGACCCCTTCACGCTCAAGTCCTCCGTGTACCTGTCGCGCCTGTTCCCCAACTCCAAGTTCCTGCTGATGGTGCGCGACGGCCGGGCGTCCGTGCACTCCATGATCACCCGCAAGGTCACCATCGCCGGCTTCGACCTCAGCAGCTACCGCGACTGCCTCACCAAGTGGAACAAGGCCATCGAGGTGATGTACGCCCAGTGCATGGAGGTGGGCAAGGACAAGTGCCTGCCCGTGTACTACGAGCAGCTGGTACTGCACCCCAGGCGCTCCCTCAAGCTCATCCTGGACTTTCTGGGCATCGCCTGGAACGATGCCGTCCTGCACCACGAGGACCTCATTGGCAAGCCGGGTGGCGTGTCCCTGTCCAA CCTATTTTTTCTCCCCAGGATCGAGCGATCCACAGACCAGGTCATCAAGCCTGTGAACCTGGAAGCGCTCTCCAAGTGGACCGGCCACATCCCCGGGGACGTGGTGAGGGACATGGCCCAGATCGCCCCCATGCTGGCTCGGCTCGGCTATGACCCCTATGCAAACCCGCCCAACTACGGCAAGCCGGACCCCATCGTCATCAACAACACGCACCGG